In Streptomyces sp. P3, one DNA window encodes the following:
- a CDS encoding DUF4188 domain-containing protein: MPEATRTTADARGDVVVLLIGMRVNRFWAVHQWVPVMLAMLRMLAELKKDPSRGLLSRVLLTASPRTYYVVQYWESKEKLYAYASAPDAFHHRVWARLNRKEREGKVRGHVGIWHEAYVVPEGSYEAVYGDMPAFGLAAAHGQIPLERRGRYAKDRFAYRSAP; this comes from the coding sequence ATGCCCGAAGCCACCCGTACCACCGCCGACGCACGAGGCGACGTCGTCGTCCTGCTCATCGGGATGCGTGTCAACCGGTTCTGGGCCGTGCACCAGTGGGTGCCGGTCATGCTGGCGATGCTCAGAATGCTCGCAGAGCTGAAGAAGGACCCGAGCCGGGGGCTCCTCTCCCGGGTCCTGCTGACGGCCTCGCCGCGGACGTACTACGTCGTCCAGTACTGGGAGTCGAAGGAGAAGCTCTACGCCTACGCGAGCGCGCCCGACGCGTTCCACCATCGTGTGTGGGCCCGGCTCAACCGCAAGGAGCGGGAGGGGAAGGTGCGGGGTCACGTGGGGATCTGGCACGAGGCGTACGTCGTGCCGGAGGGGTCGTACGAGGCGGTCTACGGCGACATGCCGGCCTTCGGTCTCGCGGCCGCGCACGGGCAGATCCCGTTGGAGCGGCGGGGGCGGTATGCGAAGGACCGTTTCGCGTACCGGTCCGCGCCCTAG
- a CDS encoding MerR family transcriptional regulator, with the protein MRLTELSERSGVSTATIKYYLREGLLPPGRRLNATTAAYDEEHLRRLRLVRAMIQVGRLPVATVREVLGHVDDDSLGRTIRLGAALWALPQVPEPDTEDEHVRAARQEADDLLRTLGWTNARLLTTISPAYRSLVVAVAALHRLGYDWDAELLFSYARLMHRAAALDLDFVETRESEAERIETAVLGAILVEPILQALHRLAQEEESARRYGFA; encoded by the coding sequence ATGCGGCTGACCGAGTTGAGCGAGCGCAGCGGAGTCTCGACGGCGACGATCAAGTACTACCTGCGCGAGGGCCTCCTGCCGCCCGGCCGCCGGCTCAACGCGACGACCGCCGCGTACGACGAGGAGCATCTGCGCCGTCTGCGGCTGGTGCGCGCCATGATCCAGGTGGGCCGACTGCCGGTGGCCACGGTCCGCGAGGTGCTCGGGCATGTGGACGACGACTCCCTGGGCCGCACGATCCGCCTCGGCGCGGCCCTGTGGGCGCTGCCCCAGGTCCCCGAGCCGGACACCGAGGACGAGCACGTCCGCGCCGCCCGCCAGGAGGCGGACGACCTGCTGCGCACACTGGGGTGGACCAACGCCCGTCTGCTGACGACGATCTCCCCCGCGTACCGGTCACTGGTCGTCGCGGTGGCCGCGCTGCATCGCCTCGGTTACGACTGGGACGCCGAACTGCTCTTTTCCTACGCCCGGTTGATGCACCGGGCCGCGGCCCTGGACCTGGACTTCGTGGAGACGCGCGAGTCGGAGGCGGAGCGGATCGAGACGGCGGTGCTGGGGGCGATCCTCGTCGAGCCGATACTGCAGGCGCTGCACCGGCTGGCGCAGGAGGAGGAGTCGGCGCGGCGGTACGGCTTCGCGTGA
- a CDS encoding HAD family hydrolase, with translation MSIRAVVWDVDDTLFDYTTADREGMRSYLTAEGLLSGYGTAEQAVARWREVTDQHWARFSAGGITFEDQRRDRVRAFLEREMTDVEADDWLVRYWPHYEAAWSIFPDVLPVLDALAASHRHAVLSNSSIHVQDYKLRALGLHDRFEAVLCAAELGVSKPEAGAFLAACEALSLPPHQVAYVGDHPEIDGRGAADAGLLSVWIDRYGGTATVELPAGRHRIASLAELPAILGADTRFGARSTFG, from the coding sequence ATGAGCATTCGCGCCGTGGTCTGGGACGTTGACGACACCCTCTTCGACTACACGACCGCGGACCGCGAGGGCATGCGGTCGTATCTGACGGCCGAGGGGCTGCTGAGCGGGTACGGCACCGCGGAGCAGGCCGTCGCGCGGTGGCGGGAGGTCACCGACCAACACTGGGCGCGGTTCTCGGCGGGCGGCATCACCTTCGAGGACCAGCGCCGGGACCGGGTACGGGCGTTCCTGGAACGTGAGATGACCGATGTGGAGGCCGACGACTGGCTCGTGCGGTACTGGCCGCACTACGAGGCCGCCTGGTCTATCTTCCCGGACGTCCTGCCCGTGCTCGACGCGCTCGCCGCCAGCCACCGCCACGCGGTGCTCTCCAACTCCAGCATCCACGTCCAGGACTACAAACTGCGCGCCCTCGGCTTGCACGACCGTTTCGAGGCCGTCCTGTGCGCCGCGGAGCTCGGCGTCTCCAAGCCCGAGGCCGGCGCCTTCCTCGCGGCCTGCGAGGCCCTGTCGCTGCCGCCGCACCAGGTCGCCTACGTCGGAGACCACCCGGAGATCGACGGACGGGGCGCCGCCGACGCCGGACTGCTCTCGGTGTGGATCGACCGTTACGGTGGCACTGCGACCGTCGAGCTCCCCGCCGGCCGGCACCGGATCGCCTCCCTCGCCGAACTCCCCGCGATCCTCGGCGCGGATACCCGTTTTGGAGCGCGGTCCACCTTCGGGTAA
- the gltX gene encoding glutamate--tRNA ligase: protein MASAPGSPVRVRFCPSPTGNPHVGLVRTALFNWAFAKHHQGTLVFRIEDTDAARDSEDSYRQLLDSMRWLGFDWDEGPEVGGPHAPYRQSQRMDLYKDVAQKLLDAGHAYHCYCSQEELDTRREAARAAGRPSGYDGHCRDLTEAQAGEYRAQGRAPIVRFRMPDETITFTDLVRGELTFTPENVPDYGIVRANGAPLYTLVNPVDDALMEITHVLRGEDLLSSTPRQVALYKALTELGIAKSVPAFGHLPYVMGEGNKKLSKRDPESSLNLYRERGFLPEGLLNYLSLLGWSLSADQDIFTMDEMVAAFDVTDVNPNPARFDLKKCEAINADHIRLLDVKDFTERCAPWLKAPVAPWAPEDFDEAKWQAIAPHAQTRLKVLSEITDNVDFLFLAEPVFDETSWAKAMKEGSDALLTTAREKLESADWTSAESLKEAVLAAGEAHGLKLGKAQAPVRVAVTGRTVGLPLFESLEILGKEMTLARIDAALAKLAA from the coding sequence GTGGCTAGCGCACCCGGCTCTCCCGTACGCGTCCGTTTCTGTCCCTCGCCCACCGGTAACCCGCACGTGGGCCTGGTCCGCACCGCCCTGTTCAACTGGGCCTTCGCCAAGCACCACCAGGGCACCCTGGTCTTCCGTATCGAGGACACCGACGCGGCCCGCGACTCCGAGGACTCGTACCGCCAGCTACTGGACTCGATGCGCTGGCTCGGCTTCGACTGGGACGAGGGCCCCGAGGTCGGCGGCCCGCACGCGCCGTACCGCCAGTCCCAGCGCATGGACCTGTACAAGGACGTCGCGCAAAAGCTCCTGGACGCCGGTCACGCGTACCACTGCTACTGCTCCCAGGAGGAGCTGGACACCCGCCGGGAGGCCGCCCGCGCCGCCGGCCGGCCGTCCGGCTACGACGGCCACTGCCGCGACCTCACCGAGGCGCAGGCCGGGGAGTACCGGGCCCAGGGCCGTGCGCCGATCGTCCGCTTCCGCATGCCCGACGAGACGATCACCTTCACGGACCTGGTCCGCGGCGAGCTGACGTTCACCCCGGAGAACGTGCCCGACTACGGCATCGTCCGCGCCAACGGCGCCCCGCTGTACACGCTGGTCAACCCGGTCGACGACGCCCTCATGGAGATCACCCACGTCCTGCGCGGCGAGGACCTGCTCTCCTCCACGCCCCGCCAGGTCGCCCTCTACAAGGCGCTGACCGAGCTGGGCATCGCGAAGTCCGTGCCCGCCTTCGGTCACCTGCCGTACGTGATGGGCGAGGGCAACAAGAAGCTCTCCAAGCGCGACCCGGAGTCGTCCCTCAACCTCTACCGCGAGCGCGGCTTCCTCCCCGAGGGCCTGCTCAACTACCTCTCGCTGCTGGGCTGGTCGCTCTCGGCCGACCAGGACATCTTCACGATGGACGAGATGGTCGCCGCCTTCGACGTCACGGACGTCAACCCCAACCCGGCGCGCTTCGACCTCAAGAAGTGCGAGGCGATCAACGCCGACCACATCCGCCTGCTCGACGTGAAGGACTTCACCGAGCGCTGCGCCCCCTGGCTGAAGGCCCCGGTCGCCCCCTGGGCGCCGGAGGACTTCGACGAGGCGAAGTGGCAGGCGATCGCCCCGCACGCGCAGACCCGGCTCAAGGTCCTCTCGGAGATCACCGACAACGTCGACTTCCTCTTCCTGGCCGAGCCGGTCTTCGACGAGACGTCCTGGGCGAAGGCGATGAAGGAGGGCAGCGACGCCCTGCTGACGACGGCCCGCGAGAAGCTGGAGTCGGCCGACTGGACCTCCGCCGAGTCCCTGAAGGAGGCCGTCCTGGCCGCCGGCGAGGCCCACGGCCTCAAGCTCGGCAAGGCCCAGGCGCCCGTCCGCGTCGCGGTGACCGGACGCACGGTCGGCCTGCCCCTCTTCGAGTCGCTGGAGATCCTCGGCAAGGAGATGACGCTGGCCCGTATCGACGCGGCGCTGGCGAAGCTCGCGGCGTAA
- a CDS encoding fumarylacetoacetate hydrolase family protein, protein MRIARFSIDGNVAFGAVEGAEPDELVLDIIKGIPFADFELSGTKVPLSKVRLLPPVLPNKIVAFGRNYAEHARELGHEVPDAPFAFFKPSTSVIGHGDAIQYPSFSEELHHEAELAVVIGRMCREVPRERVADVIFGYTCANDVTARDVQRREKQWARAKGFDTSCPLGPWVETGLDLATASDLTIQLTVNGGQRQLGRTSEMIHSIADLIVNITEAMTLLPGDVILTGTPAGVGPLAVGDEVAVTIEGIGSLTNKVVKRG, encoded by the coding sequence GTGCGCATCGCCAGGTTCTCCATCGACGGCAACGTCGCCTTCGGCGCGGTCGAGGGGGCCGAGCCGGACGAGCTCGTCCTCGACATCATCAAGGGCATCCCGTTCGCGGACTTCGAACTGTCCGGCACCAAGGTGCCGCTGAGCAAGGTCCGGCTCCTGCCGCCCGTGCTGCCCAACAAGATCGTCGCCTTCGGCCGCAACTACGCCGAGCACGCGCGCGAACTGGGCCACGAGGTCCCCGACGCCCCGTTCGCCTTCTTCAAGCCGTCCACCTCGGTGATCGGCCACGGCGACGCCATCCAGTACCCGTCGTTCTCCGAGGAACTGCACCACGAGGCCGAGCTGGCCGTCGTCATCGGCCGGATGTGCCGCGAGGTCCCGCGCGAGCGCGTGGCGGACGTGATCTTCGGTTACACCTGCGCGAACGACGTCACCGCACGGGACGTCCAGCGGCGCGAGAAGCAGTGGGCGCGGGCCAAGGGCTTCGACACCTCCTGCCCGCTCGGCCCGTGGGTGGAGACCGGCCTGGACCTGGCGACCGCGTCCGACCTCACGATCCAGCTCACCGTGAACGGCGGACAACGCCAGCTGGGCCGCACCAGCGAGATGATCCACTCCATCGCGGATCTGATCGTCAACATCACCGAGGCCATGACGCTGCTCCCCGGCGACGTGATCCTCACGGGCACCCCGGCAGGGGTTGGCCCCCTGGCTGTCGGCGACGAGGTCGCCGTCACCATCGAAGGCATCGGCTCTCTCACCAACAAGGTTGTCAAGCGTGGCTAG
- a CDS encoding nitrate- and nitrite sensing domain-containing protein, which translates to MQGRFKRDGSASAEPEPHGGTGPNAGSSSPQHAQNPGPSGDGGERPGRPGSSASPSSFTPTPTAKPPAGSPGPGPRVALRNWRISTRLVALLTLPVVAATTLGALRIDQSMDDIKQLDNMKLLTDMTKQATELAVQLQNERDRSAGPLTHGSKATDFGVKGYRDKTDKAVTAFQDASEEIDAASTDGNLQGVRDSLVGLLSDLGNLAKIRSTAYSEPKNSTQTVEAYHRLITSLLDLSQDMAQATSNPEMIQRTRALSAFSAAKEYASVQRAVLAAALPVSNTVYGDLSENDRQYAEAALENQDSELASFRSIYGDDGAEELLQPIERGNPVIEEADTYATRALSSTTGLQSQDKRSYQDWIDDSSTKIAQMANIEHTLLEDMEQKARELRAESEREAIISGALILLVLGVSLVGAFVVARSMIRSLRRLQETATKVAQDRLPELVKQLSESDPQDVDTSVESVGVHSRDEIGQVAAAFDDVHREAVRLAAEQALLRGNVNAMFTNLSRRSQGLIQRQLSLISELESREADPDQLSSLFKLDHLATRMRRNGENLLVLAGEEPGRRWTRPVPLVDVLRAAASEVEQYERIELSSVPTTEVAGRVVNDLVHLLAELLENATSFSSPQTKVKVTGHALPDGRVLIEIHDTGIGLSPEDLAAINERLASPPTVDVSVSRRMGLFVVGRLSQRHGIRIQLRPSDSGGTTALVMLPVDVAQGGKKPQPKPGQGSVAGGPAAAQAAAGVAAARRQNGSQGGALGAGPGAGGRLAGGQGPRAALPGRDGGGRPGGQPPRGPQQPPSAPPQGRPAPAGAGYGGHTPGAPQGLQAANGSTQGTDMFGGRPPQQRANNAEQGGRGRQPQLPPRGGPRAELPGGNPQPRMPSWGDENARPPVPRTPLDAPRGHEEPDVAQTSRMPRVDDRQGPGATAEIPAMPRIDERQGQAGPADFSRPADFGRPAANGPQNTGQFPAVGNPQDTGQFQRPGTGGRQDSGQFERPGTGGRPGDNGYTRSDVFGAPGGQSAPATPDRFAPQGYDNGSTGQFASSGYDGSATGQHSLPGRQDPSSTGQFPVAQPNGYGAAQQPVPHRPAGRPEPEALPPASGPGDGRTPLYDTLETNWFHGQQAGGAAPSPAPQQEQQSQAPAAPERPAAAPASWRTSPNDELVRQAERVRQPAAGGVTTSGLPRRVPRANLVPGTAQQQQHQTGPQVSRSPDDVRGRLTNLRRGIAQGRQAGNGSTGSFPSPTHQQER; encoded by the coding sequence GTGCAGGGACGTTTCAAGAGGGATGGCAGTGCTTCGGCGGAGCCGGAGCCGCACGGCGGGACTGGCCCCAATGCCGGCAGTTCCTCGCCCCAGCACGCCCAGAACCCGGGCCCGTCCGGCGACGGCGGTGAGCGCCCTGGGCGCCCCGGCTCGTCCGCGTCGCCGAGTTCCTTCACTCCGACTCCGACGGCCAAGCCGCCGGCCGGCTCCCCCGGTCCCGGCCCGCGGGTGGCGCTGCGCAACTGGCGCATCTCCACGCGTCTGGTGGCGCTGCTGACCCTGCCGGTGGTCGCCGCGACCACGCTGGGCGCACTGCGCATCGACCAGTCGATGGACGACATCAAGCAGCTCGACAACATGAAGCTGCTGACGGACATGACCAAGCAGGCCACCGAGCTGGCCGTCCAGCTGCAGAACGAGCGCGACCGCTCCGCCGGTCCGCTCACGCACGGCAGCAAGGCGACCGACTTCGGCGTCAAGGGCTACCGGGACAAGACCGACAAGGCCGTGACCGCCTTCCAGGACGCCTCGGAGGAGATCGACGCCGCCAGCACCGACGGCAACCTGCAGGGTGTCCGCGACAGCCTCGTGGGTCTCCTCAGCGACCTCGGCAACCTGGCCAAGATCCGGTCGACCGCCTACTCGGAGCCCAAGAACTCCACCCAGACGGTCGAGGCCTACCACCGCCTGATCACCAGCCTGCTGGACCTCTCGCAGGACATGGCGCAGGCCACCAGCAACCCGGAGATGATCCAGCGCACCCGCGCGCTGTCCGCGTTCTCCGCCGCCAAGGAGTACGCCTCCGTCCAGCGCGCCGTGCTCGCGGCAGCGCTGCCGGTGAGCAACACCGTCTACGGCGACCTCTCCGAGAACGACCGGCAGTACGCCGAGGCCGCTCTCGAGAACCAGGACTCCGAACTCGCGAGCTTCCGCAGCATCTACGGCGACGACGGCGCCGAGGAACTGCTGCAGCCCATCGAGCGGGGCAACCCGGTCATCGAGGAGGCCGACACCTACGCCACCCGGGCGCTGAGCTCCACCACCGGTCTGCAGTCGCAGGACAAGCGGTCCTACCAGGACTGGATCGACGACAGCTCGACCAAGATCGCGCAGATGGCCAACATCGAGCACACGCTGCTCGAGGACATGGAGCAGAAGGCGCGTGAGCTGCGCGCCGAGTCGGAGCGCGAGGCGATCATCTCCGGTGCGCTCATCCTGCTCGTGCTGGGTGTGTCGCTGGTCGGCGCGTTCGTCGTCGCCCGGTCCATGATCCGCTCGCTGCGCCGCCTCCAGGAGACCGCCACCAAGGTCGCCCAGGACCGGCTGCCCGAGCTGGTCAAGCAGCTGTCCGAGTCCGACCCGCAGGACGTCGACACGTCCGTGGAGTCGGTCGGTGTGCACTCCCGGGACGAGATCGGCCAGGTGGCCGCGGCCTTCGACGACGTGCACCGCGAGGCGGTCCGACTGGCCGCCGAGCAGGCCCTGCTGCGGGGCAACGTCAACGCGATGTTCACCAACCTCTCGCGCCGCTCCCAGGGCCTCATCCAGCGTCAGCTCTCGCTCATCTCCGAACTGGAGTCCCGCGAGGCCGACCCGGACCAGCTGTCCTCGCTCTTCAAGCTCGACCACCTCGCGACCCGCATGCGCCGTAACGGTGAGAACCTCCTCGTCCTCGCGGGTGAGGAGCCCGGCCGCCGCTGGACCCGTCCGGTCCCGCTGGTCGACGTGCTGCGCGCCGCCGCCTCCGAGGTGGAGCAGTACGAGCGCATCGAGCTCTCCTCCGTGCCGACCACCGAAGTGGCCGGCCGGGTCGTCAACGACCTCGTGCACCTGCTCGCCGAGCTGCTCGAGAACGCCACCTCGTTCTCCTCCCCGCAGACCAAGGTCAAGGTCACCGGTCACGCGCTGCCCGACGGCCGCGTGCTCATCGAGATCCACGACACCGGCATCGGCCTCTCCCCCGAGGACCTCGCCGCGATCAACGAGCGGCTCGCCTCGCCGCCCACCGTGGACGTGTCGGTCTCCCGCCGCATGGGTCTGTTCGTGGTCGGCCGTCTGTCGCAGCGCCACGGCATCCGCATCCAGCTGCGCCCCTCCGACTCCGGCGGCACGACCGCACTGGTCATGCTGCCCGTGGACGTCGCACAGGGCGGCAAGAAGCCCCAGCCCAAGCCCGGTCAGGGCAGCGTCGCGGGCGGTCCCGCCGCCGCGCAGGCCGCGGCCGGCGTCGCCGCCGCGCGTCGCCAGAACGGCTCGCAGGGCGGCGCCCTCGGCGCCGGTCCCGGCGCCGGCGGCCGGCTCGCCGGCGGTCAGGGTCCCCGGGCCGCGCTGCCCGGCCGGGACGGCGGTGGCCGTCCCGGCGGCCAGCCGCCGCGCGGTCCCCAGCAGCCGCCGTCCGCGCCCCCGCAGGGCCGTCCGGCCCCGGCCGGCGCCGGCTACGGCGGCCACACGCCGGGCGCGCCGCAGGGACTGCAGGCGGCCAACGGCAGCACGCAGGGCACGGACATGTTCGGCGGACGTCCGCCGCAGCAGCGCGCCAACAACGCCGAGCAGGGCGGCCGCGGCCGCCAGCCGCAGCTGCCGCCGCGCGGTGGTCCGCGCGCCGAGCTGCCGGGTGGCAACCCGCAGCCGCGCATGCCCAGCTGGGGCGACGAGAACGCCCGTCCGCCCGTGCCGCGCACCCCGCTGGACGCCCCGCGCGGCCACGAGGAGCCGGACGTCGCACAGACCTCGCGCATGCCGCGCGTGGACGACCGGCAGGGTCCCGGCGCCACCGCCGAGATACCCGCGATGCCGCGGATCGACGAGCGTCAGGGCCAGGCCGGCCCCGCCGACTTCAGCCGTCCCGCCGACTTCGGCCGACCCGCGGCGAACGGTCCGCAGAACACGGGCCAGTTCCCGGCCGTGGGCAACCCGCAGGACACCGGTCAGTTCCAGCGTCCGGGCACCGGCGGCCGACAGGACTCCGGCCAGTTCGAGCGCCCCGGCACCGGCGGTCGTCCGGGCGACAACGGCTACACCCGCTCCGACGTCTTCGGCGCCCCCGGCGGCCAGAGCGCTCCGGCGACGCCGGACCGCTTCGCCCCGCAGGGTTACGACAACGGCTCCACGGGTCAGTTCGCCTCCTCCGGCTACGACGGCTCCGCCACCGGGCAGCACTCCCTGCCCGGCCGCCAGGACCCCTCGTCCACCGGCCAGTTCCCCGTTGCTCAGCCGAACGGGTACGGAGCCGCGCAGCAGCCGGTCCCGCACCGTCCGGCCGGGCGTCCCGAGCCGGAGGCCCTGCCGCCGGCCTCGGGCCCCGGCGACGGCCGCACCCCGCTGTACGACACGCTGGAGACCAACTGGTTCCACGGTCAGCAGGCGGGGGGTGCGGCGCCGTCCCCGGCGCCGCAGCAGGAACAGCAGTCGCAGGCCCCGGCCGCTCCGGAGCGTCCGGCCGCCGCTCCCGCGTCCTGGCGGACCTCGCCCAACGACGAACTCGTCCGCCAGGCCGAGCGCGTCCGGCAGCCTGCCGCGGGCGGCGTCACCACCTCCGGTCTGCCGCGCCGGGTGCCCCGGGCGAACCTCGTCCCGGGCACGGCTCAGCAGCAACAGCACCAGACCGGTCCGCAGGTCTCGCGTTCGCCTGACGACGTACGCGGCCGGCTGACCAATCTCCGTCGGGGCATCGCGCAGGGTCGTCAGGCCGGCAACGGCTCGACCGGCAGTTTCCCGAGCCCCACTCACCAGCAGGAGCGTTAG
- a CDS encoding roadblock/LC7 domain-containing protein, whose amino-acid sequence MSQAAQNLNWLITNFVDNTPGVSHTVVVSADGLLLAMSEGFPRDRADQLAAVASGLTSLTAGASRIFEGGNVAQTVVEMERGFLFLMSVSDGSSLAVLAHPECDIGLVGYEMALLVDRAGAVLTPDLRAELQGSLLH is encoded by the coding sequence ATGAGCCAGGCAGCACAGAACCTGAACTGGTTGATCACCAACTTCGTGGACAACACCCCTGGGGTGTCCCACACCGTCGTGGTGTCCGCCGACGGGCTCCTGCTTGCCATGTCCGAGGGCTTCCCCCGCGACCGCGCCGACCAGCTGGCGGCCGTCGCTTCGGGGCTGACCTCGCTGACGGCCGGGGCCTCCCGGATCTTCGAGGGCGGCAACGTGGCCCAGACGGTCGTCGAGATGGAGCGGGGCTTCCTCTTCCTCATGTCCGTCTCCGACGGCTCGTCCCTCGCCGTGCTCGCGCACCCCGAGTGCGACATCGGCCTCGTCGGCTACGAGATGGCACTGCTCGTCGACCGAGCGGGCGCGGTCCTCACGCCCGACCTTCGCGCCGAGCTCCAGGGCAGTCTGCTCCACTGA
- a CDS encoding DUF742 domain-containing protein, whose amino-acid sequence MTPPTAHHDPYAEPYGDEGDQPLVRPYAMTGGRTRPRYQLAIEALISTTADPAALMGLLPEHQRICHLCREVKSVAEVSALLAMPLGVARILVADLAEAGLVAIHQPGGDENNGGAPDVTLLERVLSGLRKL is encoded by the coding sequence ATGACCCCGCCCACCGCCCATCATGATCCGTACGCGGAGCCGTACGGCGATGAGGGCGACCAGCCGCTGGTGCGTCCGTACGCGATGACCGGTGGCCGGACCCGGCCGCGCTATCAGCTCGCCATAGAGGCTCTGATCAGCACCACGGCCGACCCGGCAGCGCTCATGGGGCTGCTCCCGGAGCACCAGCGCATCTGTCACCTGTGCCGCGAGGTGAAGTCGGTCGCCGAGGTCTCGGCGCTGCTGGCCATGCCGCTGGGTGTGGCGCGGATCCTCGTCGCGGACCTCGCCGAGGCCGGACTGGTGGCCATCCACCAGCCGGGCGGCGACGAGAACAACGGTGGCGCTCCGGACGTGACGCTGCTCGAAAGGGTGCTCAGTGGACTTCGCAAGCTCTGA
- a CDS encoding ATP/GTP-binding protein yields MDFASSDGGRATTSAKIVVAGGFGVGKTTFVGAVSEINPLRTEAVMTSASAGIDDLTHTGDKTTTTVAMDFGRITLDQDLILYLFGTPGQDRFWFMWDDLVRGAIGAVVLVDTRRLADCFPAVDYFENSGLPFVVALNGFDGQQPYQPEEVREALQIGPDTPIITTDARHRSDAKSALITLVEHALMARLR; encoded by the coding sequence GTGGACTTCGCAAGCTCTGACGGAGGCCGGGCCACCACCTCCGCGAAGATCGTGGTGGCGGGTGGCTTCGGCGTGGGCAAGACCACGTTCGTGGGCGCCGTCTCCGAGATCAACCCGCTGCGCACGGAGGCCGTGATGACGTCCGCGTCGGCGGGCATCGACGACCTCACCCACACCGGCGACAAGACCACCACCACGGTGGCCATGGACTTCGGCCGCATCACGCTCGACCAGGACCTGATCCTCTACCTGTTCGGCACACCGGGTCAGGACCGCTTCTGGTTCATGTGGGACGACCTGGTGCGCGGCGCCATCGGCGCGGTGGTGCTCGTGGACACGCGGCGGCTGGCGGACTGCTTCCCCGCGGTCGACTACTTCGAGAACAGCGGTCTGCCGTTCGTGGTCGCGCTCAACGGCTTCGACGGGCAGCAGCCCTACCAGCCCGAAGAGGTGCGCGAGGCGCTGCAGATCGGCCCGGACACCCCGATCATCACGACGGACGCCCGGCACCGCTCGGACGCCAAGAGCGCGCTCATCACCCTGGTCGAGCATGCGCTGATGGCCCGACTGCGGTAA